A genomic segment from Streptosporangium roseum DSM 43021 encodes:
- a CDS encoding ester cyclase, which translates to MTDAREVRDKYTAAFNVHDMDALLRTVSPTGVTLSPEGLSQGHEELASYIEQFWEAFPDVYAMVVESFDAGDVVIDELLMVGTHKGPYMMPDGQVITPTGRPVSLRCCYICTVENGLIVSLRLYFDQLELRTQLGFPC; encoded by the coding sequence ATGACCGATGCCCGGGAGGTGCGCGACAAGTACACCGCCGCGTTCAACGTGCATGACATGGACGCGCTGCTGCGCACCGTCAGCCCGACCGGGGTGACCCTCAGCCCGGAAGGCCTGTCCCAGGGCCACGAGGAACTCGCCTCATACATAGAGCAGTTCTGGGAAGCCTTTCCGGACGTCTACGCGATGGTCGTGGAGTCGTTCGACGCCGGTGACGTGGTGATCGACGAGCTGTTGATGGTGGGCACCCACAAGGGACCGTACATGATGCCCGACGGGCAGGTGATCACGCCGACGGGGCGTCCCGTGTCGCTGCGCTGCTGCTATATCTGCACGGTCGAGAACGGGCTCATCGTGAGCCTGCGCCTCTACTTCGACCAGTTGGAGCTGCGCACCCAGCTCGGCTTCCCATGTTGA
- a CDS encoding helix-turn-helix domain-containing protein, translated as MGGTEQTRRRGILNPRTAAERFRLTREPAPPDLARSVDGYWILHWDLTRPHRQRVLTDPTVHLSFATGGRARITGVVRGTFTEEISGAGRVVGVRFRPGGFRPFLKAPVSTLTGRVLDIEEVFGPAARTTADAIIAEPSVPAALELAAGLLRSRQPEPDPAVDEAAGLVAAITGDPSILRVSQLATATGVNTRRLQRLFAEYVGAGPKWVIRRARMQEAAARAAAAPQDWSTLAAELGYADQAHFTRDFTASTGTSPARYSWCARAV; from the coding sequence ATGGGCGGTACCGAACAGACGCGGCGGCGAGGCATCCTGAACCCCCGGACGGCCGCCGAGCGCTTCCGGCTCACCCGGGAACCCGCGCCTCCGGATCTGGCGCGGTCCGTCGACGGCTACTGGATCCTCCACTGGGACCTGACCAGGCCGCACCGGCAGCGGGTCCTCACCGATCCGACGGTTCATCTGAGCTTCGCCACCGGCGGGCGGGCACGGATCACCGGCGTCGTCCGTGGCACGTTCACCGAGGAGATCTCCGGCGCCGGCCGGGTCGTGGGCGTACGGTTCCGGCCGGGAGGCTTCCGTCCCTTCCTCAAGGCCCCGGTGTCCACCCTCACCGGCCGCGTCCTCGACATCGAGGAGGTCTTCGGCCCGGCCGCCCGTACGACGGCGGACGCGATCATCGCCGAACCCTCGGTCCCCGCCGCGCTCGAACTCGCGGCCGGACTGCTGCGAAGCCGTCAGCCCGAGCCGGACCCGGCCGTCGACGAGGCCGCCGGGCTGGTCGCGGCGATCACCGGCGACCCGTCCATCCTGCGGGTGTCCCAGCTCGCCACGGCCACCGGCGTGAACACGCGCCGGCTGCAGCGACTGTTCGCCGAGTACGTCGGCGCCGGCCCCAAGTGGGTGATCCGCCGTGCCCGCATGCAGGAGGCCGCCGCACGCGCGGCCGCCGCCCCACAGGACTGGTCCACCCTCGCCGCCGAGCTCGGCTACGCCGACCAGGCCCACTTCACCCGCGACTTCACCGCCTCGACAGGCACCTCCCCGGCACGGTATTCGTGGTGCGCTCGCGCCGTGTAG
- a CDS encoding MarR family winged helix-turn-helix transcriptional regulator: MSEPLDHVARIQKEWARERPDLDVSPQGVIGRLHRLAGHLTEQLCVVYRRYGLGEGEFDVLAALRRAGAPFERAPGELAAFTMVTTGAMTKRVDRLERDGLVTRRPSENDGRGRVVALTAAGKELIDRAFTEHMRNERRLVEELTPEEAAQLGSLLATWLARFEAPLRPEI; the protein is encoded by the coding sequence ATGAGCGAACCGCTGGATCACGTCGCCCGCATCCAGAAGGAATGGGCTCGCGAGCGCCCGGACCTGGATGTGAGCCCGCAGGGGGTGATCGGACGGCTCCACCGCCTCGCCGGGCACCTCACCGAACAGCTCTGTGTCGTCTACCGGCGGTACGGGCTCGGGGAGGGAGAGTTCGACGTCCTCGCCGCCCTCCGGCGTGCCGGCGCGCCGTTCGAGCGCGCCCCCGGAGAGCTCGCCGCCTTCACCATGGTCACCACCGGCGCGATGACCAAACGCGTCGACCGGCTCGAACGCGACGGGCTCGTCACCCGTCGCCCGAGCGAGAACGACGGCCGCGGGCGGGTGGTCGCGCTCACCGCCGCGGGCAAGGAGCTGATCGACCGGGCGTTCACCGAACACATGCGCAACGAACGCCGCCTCGTCGAGGAGCTGACCCCCGAAGAGGCCGCACAACTCGGATCACTCCTCGCCACCTGGCTGGCCCGCTTCGAAGCACCCCTCCGGCCGGAGATCTGA
- a CDS encoding DMT family transporter, with protein sequence MEATFRWVLVTAVAPVAWGTNYFVTHEFLPADYPLYGAAIRALPAGLLLLLVRRQRPRGSWWWKSLVLGTLNMSAFFALIYLAAQLLPTSVASTIMATSPVVMMLLAWSLLSERPRIPHLAGAGIGIAGVCLMLFTGAAAVGAPGVLASIAAMVMSSFGYVLARRWSAEVDVLSSTSWQLIAGGVVLVPFAVAVEGPPPALEGSAIFGFGYVTVVATALAFAAWFAGLRHLPAATVGLVGLLNPVTGVLLGTTMAGEALTARQLCGLVLVLLGILLGQPVATRLTALLRSRADRLSPGPGGDPAALPESGAHRRTGGGPTGVPAATRRPPAP encoded by the coding sequence GTGGAAGCTACCTTTCGCTGGGTGCTGGTCACGGCCGTAGCGCCGGTCGCGTGGGGGACGAACTACTTCGTCACCCACGAGTTCCTCCCGGCCGACTACCCGCTGTACGGGGCGGCCATCAGGGCACTGCCCGCGGGACTCCTGCTCCTCCTCGTCCGCCGGCAGCGCCCGCGTGGATCGTGGTGGTGGAAATCCCTGGTCCTCGGGACTCTCAACATGAGCGCCTTCTTCGCGCTGATCTACCTGGCGGCTCAGCTGCTTCCGACGAGCGTGGCCTCGACGATCATGGCGACGTCGCCCGTCGTGATGATGCTCCTGGCCTGGTCCCTGCTCTCGGAGCGCCCGCGGATCCCGCACCTGGCCGGAGCCGGCATCGGCATCGCGGGCGTGTGCCTCATGCTGTTCACCGGCGCGGCCGCCGTCGGCGCGCCCGGCGTGCTCGCGTCCATCGCGGCCATGGTGATGTCGTCGTTCGGCTACGTACTGGCCAGGAGATGGAGCGCGGAGGTCGACGTGCTGTCGTCGACCTCGTGGCAGCTCATCGCCGGGGGAGTCGTCCTGGTGCCTTTCGCCGTCGCGGTGGAGGGCCCGCCGCCGGCCCTGGAGGGATCCGCGATCTTCGGGTTCGGTTACGTCACCGTCGTCGCGACGGCTCTCGCCTTCGCCGCCTGGTTCGCGGGACTGCGGCACCTGCCGGCGGCGACCGTGGGACTCGTCGGGTTGCTGAACCCGGTGACCGGGGTACTGCTCGGCACCACGATGGCAGGAGAGGCGCTCACCGCGCGACAGCTCTGCGGGCTGGTGCTGGTCCTCCTCGGAATCCTCCTCGGGCAGCCCGTCGCGACCCGCCTCACCGCACTCCTCCGGAGCCGGGCCGATCGGCTCTCTCCGGGGCCCGGCGGTGACCCCGCCGCGTTGCCGGAATCCGGCGCCCACCGCAGGACCGGGGGCGGGCCGACCGGCGTGCCGGCGGCCACAAGGCGGCCGCCTGCGCCGTGA